The following nucleotide sequence is from Kiritimatiella glycovorans.
GACGCGGCTCGACCCCTTCACCTCTGACGGTCCGCGGGTCCGCGTGGAGGGTCACGGATCACAGCCGTTCCGGATCTATTTCGGGAACAATCAATTCGACAAGGACGAGATCATTCTCGAGGAGATGCACAAGGCCCGTGATGCCGGGGTGCGGGTGCTGTCGGTCAACGTGGGACTTCCCGAGGCGACCTCGCCGGAAAAGATCCGCGCGACGCTGGATTACTTTTTCGAACCCTTCCCCGAGGCCCTGATTCTTCTGCGTGTCTGGCTGGGACCCTCCGAGACCTGGCACAAAAAACATCCGGAGGAGCGGTTCACCTACGCCGACGGCAGCACGACGAAGATGGCCTCGCCCGCTTCAGAGGTCTGGCGGAAATACGCCCACCGGAATGTGCGGGAGCTGCTGGATATCATCGCCGACTCCCCGTATGCGGACCGCTTCATCGGGCTGATCCCGCTCTACTACCTGACCGGCGAGTGGCAGATGTGGCACCCGGAAAAGTCGGGCGGATACTCGGCGCCGATGACCCGCGCCTTCCGTGCGTGGGCGCGCGAAACCTACGGTTCGATCGGGAAGGTCAACAAGGTGTGGGGCACGGAGCTGGAGTCCTTCCGGGAGATCGAGGTGCCCTCGCGGGACGAGCGCTACGAGGGCGAATTCGGCATCTTCCGCAACCCGGCCACGCAGCAGAAGGTGATCGACTTCACCGTCTTTATGAACAATCTCATCCCGGACGTGATGGGCGAGATGGCGGCGACGATCAAAGACGCCACCGCGGAACGTTCGCTCGTCGGCTATTTTTTCGGGTATCTCTTCGAGCACGCCTGGACCGGGAACTGGCCGCAGCAGATCGGGCATCTCGGCACGAGCCGCCTGCTCGCCTGCCCGGACGTGGACTTTTTCGGCAGCGCCTATTCCTACAACATGTACAATCGGCGCTTCGGGTTCCCGATGGACGTCCACGGGCCGCGCAGCAGCGGCCCGCTGCACGGCAAGGCCGTCTTCCTGGAAGAGGACACCTTCACCCACCTGGCCGAAGAACCGGACAAGAGCCTCGCGGCCCCCGGCTACCCCCAGCGCACGACCCACATGGAAGAGACCATGGCAGTACTCAAACGCAATATGGGGCTGATGATCGCCCAGAATGAATTTCCGCACTGGCAGAACCTGCTCTCGGACGGGCGCTTCAATGACAAGCGCATCTGGAACTGGTACGACAAGGTCCACGACCTGATCGAACGCGCTTCGCTGAACCCCGCCTACGAGCCGTCCGTCGCGGTGGTGCTGGACGAGAAGAGTTACACATGGCAGCGCGTCCCCGCCCGCGCCGTGTACGGTCGCTGGGTGTATGAAACCCGCATGGCCCTCTCCCGGACGGATGCCGCCCTGGGATGGTACCTGCAGAGCGATCTCGACCGCATCCCGGAATCGGTGCGCTGCGTGATCCTGCTCACGCCCTACCATCTCGATCCAGCCGAAAAAAACGCGCTGCGCCGACGCTGGATGAAGGATGGTCGGATGATCGTCTTCTGTTACCTGCCCGACCTGTTCCGAGCCGGCAAGGCCCCTTCGCTGACGAAATTCACCGGGATCGGACTTGAGTTGCACAGGGACGAGATCGACCCGGAGTCCCGCCTGGTGCAGGGGACGCTGATGGAGGAAGGATACGACCCCCGGCTCGGGGAGGCGACCGACCTCTCCTACAACTGGAATGAACCCGGGGCGAAGCTGGGACCCGTGTCGCCGTGGTTGCACGTGGAGGACGAAGAGGCCGAGGTCTTCGCCCGTTATATTGATGAGGAGCTGCCCTCCTGTGCGATGAAGGAAATGGACGGCTGGACCTCGGTCTACCTCGGCACGTCGCGCCTCACGCCGCGCATCTGGCGCGAGCTTTTCCGGCGCGCGGGATGCCATCTCTATCTGGACGAGGTCTCCGACAAATGGATGAAACCCGATTTCATCCAGGCCTCTCCGCCCTTCCTGATGGTGCAGTCTTTCCGGGGCGGCAGAAAGACCGTATACCTTCCGCACCGCGCCTCTGTGGTCGGCGAGTGGCGCGACGGGGAAACACGCGTGCTGGGCCGTGACACCGACCGGGTGGACCTCGATCTGCGACCCGGCCATCCGGCCTACATCCTCTGGCGCCGGGGCTCGATCCGATGAGTGCGGCGACGGATCAAAACTCTGTCGCGGGGATTCCCGAATGGCTCCGCAGCGCGGTGATCTACGGGGTCTTTCCGCCGAGTTTCCGTGACGCCAACGGCGACGGGATCGGTGATCTCCCGGGGATCGTCGAGAAGCTCGACTACTTTACCGAACTCGGGGTCGATGTGCTGTGGCTCAACCCGGTCTTCGATTCCCCCTTCGAAGACGGCGGGTACGACGTATCCGACTTCTACCGCGTGGCCCCGCGCTACGGAACGAACGAGGATCTCGAACGGCTGTTCGCCGAGGCCGGAAGACGCGGCATCCGGGTGCTGCTCGATTTCGTCGCCGGCCATACCTCAATCCGCCACCCCTGGTTTCAGCAGTCCGCCCGAGCCGAACCCACCCCCTATTCCAACTGGTACATCTGGACGGATCACATCTTCGCCCCCTGCGGCGAGAAGTTCATCGGCGGGCTCTCGCCGCGCTCCGGCCGCTATCACGCCAACTTCTTCTATTTCCAGCCCTCGCTCAACTATGGTTACGCGCATCCTCGCGAATCCTGGCAACTCCCCGTCGATCACCCCGACGTCCTCGCGATGAAGGAGGAGATGCGCCGGGTGATGACCTTCTGGCTCGATAAGGGCGCGGCGGGATTCCGGGTCGACCTGGCCTCGACGCTGATCAAGGATGAAATGGGCGGCGAAGCCCTGAAAGAATACTGGCGGGACGTGCGTGAATGGATTGATCGCGCCTACCCGGACCGGGCGCTGGTCGCCGAGTGGTCTTCGCCCGAAGACGCCATAGATGCCGGCTTTCATGTCGATTTCGCCCTGCACTGCAACGGCGACGCCTATAATTCGCTCTTCCGCATGGAGACGGGAACCAATGTCCTTCCCGGCGCGGGCAACAGTTATTTCCGTCGCGAAGGCAAGGGCGATATCACACCGTTCATGGAGTGGTTCGAAACACACGCGCGGGGGATGGGCGGTCGCGGATTTCTGTCGATTCCCTCGGGCAACCATGACCTGCCACGGCTTTCGTATCGCCGCAACCCCTCGGAACAGAAGGTCGCCCTCGCCTTTGTGCTCACCATGCCCGGCGTGCCCAGCCTCTATTACGGCGATGAAATCGGACTGCGCTACCAGCCCGATCTGCCGTCGAAGGAGGGCGCCTACCTGCGCACCGGTTCGCGCACCCCGATGCAGTGGGACCCGTCCCCTAACGCGGGATTCTCCACCGCCGACCCCGCGGATCTCTATCTCCCGATCGATCCCGCGTCCGATCGCCCCACGGTCGAGGGTCAGCGCGACGATCCGGACTCGATCTGGCGCCTGGTCCAGGCGCTGCTGAAGCTCCGCCGCGAACACCGCTGCCTGCGGGCCGATGGAGGATTCGCCCCGCTCTACGCCGAACCGCACGCCTACCCATTCGTCTTCGAGCGGACTGCGGAGCAGGAGCGGATGATCGTCGCCCTCAACCCCTCCGCCGAACCTGCCCGCGCCGGATTCACGTGGCCTGAGGACCGCGCCACCCCGACCGCCATCGAAATCGGAACCGCGCCGGAAATCTTCCGCGACGGACCGCGCCTCATACTCGACCTGGCCCCCGTGAGTTTCTGTGTCCTGGAAGCACTTCCCCCTTCTCCCCGCTTGCATCCCCGCGCCTGAACGACGAAACTCTTCCCCCGTGAACATACTCCTCTGCAACGACGACGGCATTCACGCCCCGGGGCTGCGGCTGCTGCGCGACACGGCGCGGGAGTACGGCGAGGTCTCGGTGGTGGCGCCGGAATACGAGCGAAGTGCCGCCGGACATTCCATTACCCTCGCCGACCCCCTGCGCACGAAAGAGATTTATCACGGCGACGATTTCTTCGGCTGGGCGGTCAGCGGGACGCCGGCCGACTGCGTGAAGCTCGCCGTGTGCGCCCTGCTCGATGAACCCCCGGACATCGTCCTGAGCGGAGTCAATCTCGGCTCCAATACCGGCATCAGCGTCCTCTACTCAGGCACCGTCTCCGCCGCGACGGAGGGGGTCATTCTGGGTATTCCCGGCATCGCCTTCTCGCTCTGCACCTATGAAACGCCGCACTGGGAGACGGCCGCCGGGGTCGTACGCCGGGTGCTGGACCGCTTCCTCCACAACGGGCTGCGTCCCGGCAGCCTGTTGAACGTCAACATCCCGAACCTGCCGCACGGTGAGCTGCGAGGCATGAAACCTGCGGGTATGGGTAAATCGCGATTCGTGGAGAAGTTTCACAAGCGCACCGATCCGCAGGGAAACACCTATTACTGGCTCGACGGCGAACTGGAGATTCTCGACCGGACCGACGACATCGACATCCGGGTCGTCGGCGAGGGCTACGTGGCGCTCACCCCGATTCACTTTGATCTCACCGACCGCGACTGGCTCGATCACCTCCGCGACGCGTCGGAGCACACGGAGTAAACGGGAGCGCGAGAATGGCCGAAGCCGACACCCTGCAGCCCGATATCGTGTACATGCGCATGGCGCTGCGGCAGGCGCAGCAGGCCGCCGATGAAGGTGAAGTGCCGGTGGGCGCGGTCATCGCACTCGACGGCGCCATCCTCGGCCGCGCCCGCAACCAGACCGAGACGCTGAAAGACCCCACGGCGCACGCGGAAATTCTCGCCATCACCCAGGCAGCCCAAGCGGTCGGCGACTGGCGCCTGAACGGCTGCACACTCTACGTGACCAAGGAACCCTGCCCCATGTGCGCGGGGGCCATCGTGCTGGCGAGAATTCCGACCGTAGTCTGGGGCGCCGACGATCCGAAACGCGGCGGGGCGGTCTCGCAATTCACCATACTTCAGAGCACGGAACTGAACCACCGCCCCGAAATCCGGCAGGGCGTGATGGCGGATGAATGCCGGGCTGTGCTCCAGGTTTTTTTCCGGAAACGACGGGCACCGTCATGAGTCTCTGAGGTGCCTGAAGCTCGATACCCAAGGGATGGCGTTTTTACAAGAGGACTTCCGCGGGGAACACATGCCCGGAACGCACTACAGGACGGAGCGGGCGCACGGGGGCTTCACGCTCATCGAACTGCTTGCGGTCATGCTGATTATGGCACTTCTGCTCACGGTCTCGCTCCCGGCGTTCAGGAACCTGGCCCGGGGGCGCGGCATCGACCGCGCGGCGCGCGAGGTGGCGAGCGCCGTGCACATGGCGCGCCAGCGGTGCGCGCTCGAGCAGAAGCACACCTTTCTCGTTTTTGCGGACAAAGACGTCGCCGAGGCGGCGGGGCGTCCCGATCTGGCCTACCGGGCCTATGCCCTCTTCGCCGGGTCCGAAGACCGTAACACGGCCGATGAACGGTTGACCTCGTGGCGCTTTCTTCCCGATCATACCGTATTCGATCCCCTGCATACGCCCAACGATTCCAATCACGGGAATATCATGAACCTGTACCGGAACCTGGAGATCAACACCGAAGATCTGATGATCTCGAAAATGGGGATGCCCTCGCTCACCTACGGGTCCAAGGCGAACATCCAGACCCTCAGGGATCACCCCTCTTACGGAAAGATCCGGATCTATATCGCCGAAGGCACGCCGGAAGAGATCGAACGCGGCAGCCTGCGCGAAGGCTTGCGGGCGATTATCGAAGTGGACGATTACGATACGAGCA
It contains:
- a CDS encoding alpha-amylase family glycosyl hydrolase, which translates into the protein MSAATDQNSVAGIPEWLRSAVIYGVFPPSFRDANGDGIGDLPGIVEKLDYFTELGVDVLWLNPVFDSPFEDGGYDVSDFYRVAPRYGTNEDLERLFAEAGRRGIRVLLDFVAGHTSIRHPWFQQSARAEPTPYSNWYIWTDHIFAPCGEKFIGGLSPRSGRYHANFFYFQPSLNYGYAHPRESWQLPVDHPDVLAMKEEMRRVMTFWLDKGAAGFRVDLASTLIKDEMGGEALKEYWRDVREWIDRAYPDRALVAEWSSPEDAIDAGFHVDFALHCNGDAYNSLFRMETGTNVLPGAGNSYFRREGKGDITPFMEWFETHARGMGGRGFLSIPSGNHDLPRLSYRRNPSEQKVALAFVLTMPGVPSLYYGDEIGLRYQPDLPSKEGAYLRTGSRTPMQWDPSPNAGFSTADPADLYLPIDPASDRPTVEGQRDDPDSIWRLVQALLKLRREHRCLRADGGFAPLYAEPHAYPFVFERTAEQERMIVALNPSAEPARAGFTWPEDRATPTAIEIGTAPEIFRDGPRLILDLAPVSFCVLEALPPSPRLHPRA
- a CDS encoding beta-galactosidase; its protein translation is MKLKRPFLVWGLLIMAAGAMAAGGGPDTPTNAVAFPETRLDPFTSDGPRVRVEGHGSQPFRIYFGNNQFDKDEIILEEMHKARDAGVRVLSVNVGLPEATSPEKIRATLDYFFEPFPEALILLRVWLGPSETWHKKHPEERFTYADGSTTKMASPASEVWRKYAHRNVRELLDIIADSPYADRFIGLIPLYYLTGEWQMWHPEKSGGYSAPMTRAFRAWARETYGSIGKVNKVWGTELESFREIEVPSRDERYEGEFGIFRNPATQQKVIDFTVFMNNLIPDVMGEMAATIKDATAERSLVGYFFGYLFEHAWTGNWPQQIGHLGTSRLLACPDVDFFGSAYSYNMYNRRFGFPMDVHGPRSSGPLHGKAVFLEEDTFTHLAEEPDKSLAAPGYPQRTTHMEETMAVLKRNMGLMIAQNEFPHWQNLLSDGRFNDKRIWNWYDKVHDLIERASLNPAYEPSVAVVLDEKSYTWQRVPARAVYGRWVYETRMALSRTDAALGWYLQSDLDRIPESVRCVILLTPYHLDPAEKNALRRRWMKDGRMIVFCYLPDLFRAGKAPSLTKFTGIGLELHRDEIDPESRLVQGTLMEEGYDPRLGEATDLSYNWNEPGAKLGPVSPWLHVEDEEAEVFARYIDEELPSCAMKEMDGWTSVYLGTSRLTPRIWRELFRRAGCHLYLDEVSDKWMKPDFIQASPPFLMVQSFRGGRKTVYLPHRASVVGEWRDGETRVLGRDTDRVDLDLRPGHPAYILWRRGSIR
- the surE gene encoding 5'/3'-nucleotidase SurE, coding for MNILLCNDDGIHAPGLRLLRDTAREYGEVSVVAPEYERSAAGHSITLADPLRTKEIYHGDDFFGWAVSGTPADCVKLAVCALLDEPPDIVLSGVNLGSNTGISVLYSGTVSAATEGVILGIPGIAFSLCTYETPHWETAAGVVRRVLDRFLHNGLRPGSLLNVNIPNLPHGELRGMKPAGMGKSRFVEKFHKRTDPQGNTYYWLDGELEILDRTDDIDIRVVGEGYVALTPIHFDLTDRDWLDHLRDASEHTE
- the tadA gene encoding tRNA adenosine(34) deaminase TadA, with protein sequence MAEADTLQPDIVYMRMALRQAQQAADEGEVPVGAVIALDGAILGRARNQTETLKDPTAHAEILAITQAAQAVGDWRLNGCTLYVTKEPCPMCAGAIVLARIPTVVWGADDPKRGGAVSQFTILQSTELNHRPEIRQGVMADECRAVLQVFFRKRRAPS
- a CDS encoding pilus assembly FimT family protein, producing MAFLQEDFRGEHMPGTHYRTERAHGGFTLIELLAVMLIMALLLTVSLPAFRNLARGRGIDRAAREVASAVHMARQRCALEQKHTFLVFADKDVAEAAGRPDLAYRAYALFAGSEDRNTADERLTSWRFLPDHTVFDPLHTPNDSNHGNIMNLYRNLEINTEDLMISKMGMPSLTYGSKANIQTLRDHPSYGKIRIYIAEGTPEEIERGSLREGLRAIIEVDDYDTSIATVHTEDYDQY